A window of the Planctomycetota bacterium genome harbors these coding sequences:
- a CDS encoding DUF1653 domain-containing protein yields the protein MSIGETVGVSRGCLSGLNEPGGRAAGRSTEASVRGPLAYGPRRHATAPEALPVTALQPGRYRHYKGRDYVVIGVARHSESLEEVVVYRQEYGDRGLWVRPAAMFAETVVVDGQPVPRFRRIDDGAEG from the coding sequence ATGTCGATCGGGGAAACCGTCGGCGTTTCCCGGGGCTGTCTGAGCGGGCTGAACGAGCCGGGCGGTCGCGCGGCCGGCCGGAGCACGGAGGCCTCGGTCCGCGGACCGCTAGCATACGGTCCGCGACGCCACGCCACCGCCCCGGAGGCACTTCCCGTGACCGCGCTTCAGCCGGGCCGATACCGCCATTACAAGGGGCGCGACTACGTCGTCATCGGCGTCGCCCGCCACAGCGAGTCGCTCGAGGAGGTGGTCGTCTACCGCCAGGAATATGGCGACCGCGGCCTGTGGGTCCGGCCGGCGGCGATGTTTGCCGAAACGGTGGTCGTCGATGGCCAACCGGTGCCGCGCTTCAGGCGGATCGACGACGGGGCGGAAGGATGA